In Buchnera aphidicola (Kaburagia rhusicola ensigallis), the following are encoded in one genomic region:
- a CDS encoding 3-deoxy-7-phosphoheptulonate synthase — protein MKKTDELRTIRIDPLITPFELAKRYPITSSIMDTVIQARKNIANIMTGTDLRLLVVIGPCSVHDPLAAVEYARKLNDLRKKYSSRLEIVMRTYFEKPRTVIGWKGLISDPDLNGSFRVNHGLSIARKLLLDINELGLPAATEFLDIVIGQFIADLISWGAIGARTTESQIHREMASALSCPVGFKNGTDGNIRIAIDAIRAASVKHLFLAPDKHGQMTINHTSGNPFGHVIMRGGKSPNYHAKDIDLTVRYLQEFNLLEYLMIDFSHGNCLKQHRRQCDVGESISKQIRDGSTAIFGVMIESFIEEGSQKVIHNKPLTYGKSITDPCLGWNDSVYLIQKLANAVNSRF, from the coding sequence ATGAAAAAAACAGACGAATTAAGAACAATACGAATCGATCCACTAATTACTCCATTTGAATTAGCAAAACGTTATCCCATTACTTCTTCTATTATGGATACTGTTATTCAAGCTAGAAAAAATATAGCCAATATTATGACAGGAACTGATTTACGTTTATTAGTTGTCATAGGGCCTTGTTCAGTTCATGATCCTTTAGCTGCAGTAGAATATGCAAGAAAATTGAATGACTTGCGTAAAAAGTATTCTTCTCGTTTAGAAATTGTAATGCGTACTTATTTTGAAAAACCACGTACTGTAATAGGATGGAAAGGACTTATTTCTGATCCTGATTTAAATGGTAGTTTTCGAGTAAATCATGGTTTATCAATCGCCAGAAAATTATTATTAGATATTAATGAATTAGGATTGCCTGCTGCAACTGAATTTTTAGATATAGTAATCGGACAATTTATAGCAGATTTAATAAGTTGGGGTGCAATAGGAGCAAGAACTACTGAAAGTCAGATTCATCGCGAAATGGCATCAGCATTATCTTGTCCAGTAGGATTTAAGAATGGAACTGATGGAAACATACGAATTGCAATAGATGCTATTCGTGCTGCAAGTGTTAAACATTTATTTTTAGCACCTGATAAACATGGACAAATGACGATAAATCATACTAGTGGAAATCCATTTGGACATGTTATTATGAGAGGAGGAAAATCTCCTAATTATCATGCTAAAGATATAGATTTAACTGTGAGATATTTGCAAGAGTTTAATCTTTTAGAATATTTAATGATAGATTTTAGTCATGGAAATTGCTTAAAGCAACATAGACGTCAGTGTGATGTAGGAGAATCTATATCGAAACAAATTAGAGATGGTTCTACTGCCATTTTTGGTGTTATGATTGAAAGTTTCATAGAAGAAGGATCTCAAAAAGTTATACATAATAAACCATTAACTTATGGAAAATCAATAACTGATCCTTGTTTAGGATGGAATGATAGTGTATATCTTATTCAAAAACTAGCTAATGCTGTAAATAGTAGATTTTAA
- the ydiK gene encoding AI-2E family transporter YdiK, translated as MQNKRESMDLPQAIFSLIFIIIMIFSSLWIMRPFFLGFSWASMVVIATWPVFLKLQSLLWGNRACAVITMIIILLLIFIIPIFCLVNSLIDNSTSVISWLSSENLRFPDLYWLQDIPIIGVKLFSSYQKLLDEGGSELITKVQPYMGKTTEFFVAQVGHVSRFIIHLILMLIFSSLLYWNGERMRNIIRHFAVRLGSHSGDSVVSLAGQAVRAVALGVVVTALVQGILGGIGLAISGIPYSSLLMMLMILLCLVQLGPLPVLIPAIIWLYWHGNTTWGTVLFIWSFIVCVLDHVLRLVLIRIGADFPTVLILSGVIGGLIAFGMIGLFIGPVVLVISYRLISSWMDEIPAPSSLSKESIKHFLLKNKIKNKD; from the coding sequence AAATAAGCGAGAAAGTATGGATTTACCGCAAGCTATTTTTTCTCTAATATTTATTATTATTATGATTTTTTCTAGTCTATGGATCATGCGTCCATTTTTTTTAGGATTTTCTTGGGCTAGTATGGTAGTAATAGCAACATGGCCAGTTTTTTTAAAATTGCAATCTTTATTATGGGGCAATCGAGCATGTGCTGTCATCACAATGATTATTATTTTATTGTTAATTTTTATCATTCCAATTTTTTGTTTAGTGAATAGTTTAATCGACAATAGTACTTCAGTAATTAGTTGGTTAAGTTCAGAAAATTTAAGATTTCCTGATCTTTATTGGTTACAAGATATTCCCATTATTGGAGTAAAATTGTTTTCTAGTTATCAAAAACTATTAGACGAAGGTGGTTCTGAATTAATTACTAAAGTACAACCATATATGGGTAAAACTACTGAATTTTTTGTTGCTCAAGTAGGTCATGTTAGTCGATTTATTATTCATTTAATTTTAATGTTAATTTTTAGTTCTCTTTTATATTGGAATGGTGAGAGAATGAGAAACATCATTAGACATTTTGCGGTTCGTTTGGGTTCGCATTCTGGAGATTCGGTTGTTTCTTTAGCTGGGCAAGCAGTTAGAGCAGTGGCTTTAGGAGTTGTTGTTACTGCATTAGTTCAAGGAATTTTAGGAGGAATAGGATTAGCTATTTCTGGTATTCCATATTCTTCTTTGTTAATGATGTTGATGATTCTTTTATGTTTAGTTCAATTAGGACCATTGCCTGTATTAATTCCTGCCATTATATGGTTGTACTGGCATGGTAATACTACTTGGGGAACCGTTCTATTCATTTGGAGCTTCATTGTATGTGTATTAGATCACGTATTGCGTCTTGTTCTTATACGAATAGGTGCTGATTTTCCAACTGTATTAATTTTATCAGGAGTAATAGGCGGTTTGATTGCGTTTGGTATGATTGGTTTATTTATTGGTCCAGTAGTATTAGTAATATCATATCGTCTTATTTCTTCTTGGATGGATGAAATACCAGCTCCTAGTTCTTTATCAAAAGAATCGATAAAACATTTTTTATTAAAAAATAAAATTAAAAATAAAGATTAA